One genomic region from Betaproteobacteria bacterium encodes:
- a CDS encoding iron-sulfur cluster assembly accessory protein yields the protein MAITVTESAAKHIRSALAKRGGVALRFGIKTVGCSGLAYTFDFAQEVGANDQSFETRNVTVVVDRKSLEFVDGSVLDYAREGLNESFKVENPKATAMCGCGESFTVAKG from the coding sequence ATGGCGATTACGGTAACTGAAAGCGCGGCAAAACACATTCGCAGCGCACTCGCGAAGAGAGGCGGCGTCGCTCTTCGTTTTGGCATCAAGACAGTCGGCTGCTCTGGTCTGGCGTACACCTTCGATTTCGCTCAGGAGGTCGGCGCCAATGACCAGTCGTTTGAAACCCGCAATGTCACGGTAGTAGTGGACAGGAAAAGCCTGGAGTTCGTGGACGGATCGGTGCTCGACTACGCACGAGAAGGATTGAACGAATCCTTCAAAGTCGAAAATCCGAAGGCTACGGCGATGTGCGGCTGCGGCGAAAGTTTTACCGTCGCCAAAGGCTGA
- the sufB gene encoding Fe-S cluster assembly protein SufB, whose protein sequence is MSAVIQNLVNQPYKHGFVTDIESDVVAKGLGEDVIRLISAKKDEPEWLLEFRLKAYRHWLTMTEPAWPNVKYPKIDFQDISYFSAPKPKKKLASMDEVDPELLRTFEKLGVPMNERHALAGVAVDVIFDSVSVATTYKKKLAEVGVIFCSFSEAVKDHPELVRQYLGSVVPAGDNFYAALNSAVFTDGSFCFIPKGVRCPMELSTYFRINTQESGQFERTLIVAEEGAHVSYLEGCTAPKFDTNQLHAAVVELVTLDNAEIKYSTVQNWYAGDENGRGGIYNFVTKRGLCKGVNSKISWTQVETGSAITWKYPSCILQGDNSVGEFYSVALTNHHQQADTGTKMIHIGRNTRSKIISKGISAGVSNNSYRGLVKIGAKAEGARNFSQCDSMLIGDKCGANTFPYIQVNNNTAKVEHEASTSKIGEDQLFYFASRGIGAEDAVSMIINGFVQDVFVQLPMEFAVEATKLLGLKLEGSVG, encoded by the coding sequence GTGAGCGCAGTCATCCAGAATCTGGTCAATCAACCCTATAAGCACGGGTTCGTCACTGACATCGAATCAGACGTCGTTGCCAAAGGATTGGGCGAGGATGTCATCCGGCTGATTTCCGCCAAGAAAGACGAGCCCGAGTGGCTGCTCGAGTTCAGGTTGAAGGCCTATCGGCACTGGCTGACGATGACCGAACCGGCCTGGCCGAACGTCAAGTATCCGAAGATCGACTTCCAGGACATCAGTTATTTCTCGGCCCCGAAGCCGAAAAAGAAGCTCGCCTCCATGGACGAAGTGGATCCGGAGCTGTTGCGCACCTTCGAGAAGCTGGGTGTGCCGATGAACGAACGGCACGCACTGGCCGGCGTGGCGGTAGACGTGATTTTCGACAGCGTCTCGGTTGCCACGACTTACAAGAAGAAACTCGCCGAAGTCGGCGTCATCTTCTGCTCGTTCTCGGAGGCGGTGAAAGATCATCCCGAGCTGGTGCGCCAGTATCTTGGCAGCGTAGTTCCGGCCGGCGACAACTTCTATGCTGCCCTCAACTCCGCAGTGTTTACCGACGGCTCGTTCTGTTTTATCCCCAAGGGCGTGCGCTGCCCGATGGAGTTGTCGACTTATTTCCGCATCAACACCCAGGAATCGGGTCAGTTCGAGCGCACGCTGATCGTCGCCGAGGAAGGGGCCCACGTGTCCTACCTGGAGGGCTGTACGGCGCCAAAGTTCGATACAAACCAGCTGCATGCGGCAGTGGTGGAACTGGTGACGCTGGATAACGCCGAGATCAAGTACTCGACAGTGCAGAACTGGTACGCCGGCGACGAGAATGGCAGGGGCGGCATTTACAATTTCGTCACAAAGCGCGGTTTGTGCAAAGGCGTCAATTCGAAAATTTCCTGGACCCAGGTCGAAACCGGATCAGCGATCACCTGGAAGTATCCGTCCTGTATTTTGCAGGGCGACAACTCGGTCGGCGAGTTCTACTCGGTCGCACTGACCAATCATCATCAGCAGGCGGATACCGGTACCAAGATGATCCATATCGGCAGGAATACGCGCAGCAAGATCATTTCCAAGGGCATCTCCGCCGGTGTCTCGAACAACAGCTACCGCGGCCTGGTGAAGATCGGCGCGAAAGCGGAAGGTGCCCGCAACTTCTCGCAATGCGATTCCATGCTGATCGGCGACAAGTGCGGCGCGAATACTTTTCCCTACATTCAGGTCAACAACAATACCGCGAAGGTCGAGCATGAAGCATCGACGTCGAAGATCGGGGAGGATCAGTTGTTTTATTTCGCCAGCCGTGGCATTGGCGCCGAGGATGCGGTCTCGATGATCATCAACGGCTTCGTGCAGGACGTGTTCGTGCAGTTGCCGATGGAATTCGCGGTCGAGGCGACCAAGCTGCTCGGTCTCAAACTGGAAGGAAGCGTCGGATGA
- the sufC gene encoding Fe-S cluster assembly ATPase SufC: protein MIRKNAPVLLEVRDLTAKIEERTILKGINFTVRAGEVHAIMGPNGSGKSTFAKVLSGHPSYHVTGGEVLFEGRNLLELTPEDRARAGVFLGFQYPVEVPGVTNSSFLRLAYNTVQGARGAEELDPLEFDDLVRGKMKLLEMDAAFLDRSVNAGFSGGEKKRNEILQMALLTPKLAILDETDSGLDIDALRVVANGMNKLHTPDIGLVLVTHYQRLLNYIAPDYVHVMEGGRIIKTGDKSLALELETRGYDWVAAEFKGKAAAQCV, encoded by the coding sequence ATGATCAGGAAAAACGCCCCGGTCCTGCTGGAGGTTCGCGATCTCACTGCGAAGATCGAAGAGCGGACCATCCTCAAGGGTATCAATTTCACGGTGCGCGCGGGTGAAGTGCACGCGATCATGGGGCCGAACGGCTCGGGAAAAAGCACATTCGCCAAGGTGTTGTCCGGCCATCCGTCTTATCACGTCACCGGGGGCGAGGTGCTGTTCGAAGGAAGGAACCTGCTCGAACTCACGCCGGAAGATCGCGCCCGCGCGGGTGTGTTTCTCGGTTTCCAGTATCCGGTCGAAGTGCCGGGTGTGACCAATAGTTCGTTTCTGCGGCTGGCGTACAACACCGTTCAGGGCGCCCGTGGAGCAGAAGAACTCGATCCGCTGGAGTTCGACGATCTCGTCCGCGGGAAGATGAAGTTGCTTGAAATGGACGCTGCCTTCCTCGACCGTAGTGTCAATGCCGGTTTTTCCGGCGGCGAGAAGAAGCGCAACGAGATCCTGCAAATGGCGCTGCTGACACCAAAGCTCGCCATTCTCGACGAAACCGATTCCGGACTGGACATCGACGCGCTACGCGTCGTGGCGAACGGGATGAACAAGTTGCATACGCCGGATATCGGCCTCGTGCTGGTAACCCACTACCAGCGGCTGCTCAATTACATCGCACCCGATTACGTCCACGTCATGGAAGGTGGCCGCATCATCAAAACCGGCGACAAGTCCCTGGCGCTGGAACTGGAAACCCGCGGCTACGACTGGGTGGCCGCCGAGTTCAAAGGCAAGGCTGCGGCGCAATGCGTGTAG